Proteins from a genomic interval of Symmachiella macrocystis:
- a CDS encoding sodium:proton antiporter, with protein sequence MEITAVPGGQHDLTRRWVVSAIVGIAICYGLWQFQTVASIATAHHAVEAGHGATAAHAEHAAHEAPTPAAYSIIPFAGLLLCIALLPLFHFSEEWWEHNHNRLLVAVGCGALTLLYFAFIYGHGVLDHTSHEMSAPGWSAALTVLRNAMLVEYIPFIVLLFSLYVISGGIAIEGHLVGRPKLNTGFIAVGALMASLIGTTGAAMLMIRPLLKANANRKYVVHTVVFFIFAACNTGGCLLPIGDPPLFLGFLRGVDFFWTLKLWPQWLAMNGSLLVVYYLWDTWRYRHEDRSAVETQPQRPQPFAIRGGINFLWLFGVIFCVALLDPSKAVPGTHYHAPVYFREIVMLALTGMSLLSTSAAIRKQNSFNYEAIIEVAALFIGIFICMQAPIQILHTYGPSLGIDKSWQFYWGTGLLSSFLDNAPTYVVFFETAKTIPTDAATVAGVAEPSLIAISLGAVFMGAMTYIGNGPNFMVKSIAEKNNVRMPSFFGYMAYSCAVLFPLSLLLTWVFLV encoded by the coding sequence ATGGAAATCACCGCCGTCCCGGGTGGACAACACGATCTCACCCGACGTTGGGTTGTCAGTGCCATCGTAGGCATCGCCATTTGTTATGGTCTGTGGCAGTTTCAAACGGTCGCTTCCATCGCCACGGCGCACCATGCCGTGGAAGCGGGACACGGCGCGACCGCCGCACATGCAGAGCACGCCGCGCATGAAGCCCCAACGCCGGCTGCCTATAGCATCATTCCATTCGCCGGATTATTACTGTGCATCGCACTGTTGCCGTTGTTTCATTTCTCCGAAGAGTGGTGGGAACACAATCACAATCGCCTGTTGGTCGCAGTGGGCTGCGGGGCGCTGACACTGTTGTATTTTGCTTTTATCTATGGTCATGGCGTGTTGGATCACACCTCGCATGAGATGTCCGCCCCCGGTTGGAGTGCGGCGCTCACGGTGTTGAGAAACGCGATGCTTGTGGAATACATCCCGTTCATCGTCTTGCTATTCAGCCTGTATGTCATCAGCGGCGGCATTGCCATCGAGGGACATCTGGTCGGACGGCCAAAATTGAATACCGGCTTTATTGCCGTCGGCGCTTTGATGGCCAGCCTGATCGGGACCACCGGCGCTGCCATGTTAATGATCCGCCCGCTGCTCAAAGCCAACGCCAACCGCAAATACGTTGTGCATACCGTCGTCTTTTTCATATTCGCCGCATGCAACACCGGCGGCTGCCTGTTGCCGATTGGTGATCCCCCGCTATTTTTAGGATTTTTGCGCGGCGTGGATTTCTTTTGGACACTCAAGCTGTGGCCGCAATGGCTGGCGATGAACGGCAGTCTGCTGGTCGTATATTACCTCTGGGATACGTGGCGGTATCGTCATGAAGATCGTTCCGCCGTGGAAACCCAACCCCAGCGCCCGCAACCATTTGCCATTCGTGGGGGAATCAATTTCCTCTGGTTGTTTGGCGTCATCTTCTGCGTCGCACTGCTCGATCCGTCGAAAGCCGTCCCCGGCACGCACTATCACGCGCCGGTTTACTTTCGCGAAATCGTCATGCTGGCACTGACCGGTATGTCGTTGCTCTCAACATCGGCGGCGATTCGGAAACAAAACTCGTTCAACTATGAGGCTATCATCGAGGTGGCGGCGCTGTTTATTGGCATCTTCATCTGTATGCAGGCACCGATTCAAATTCTGCATACCTATGGCCCCTCCTTGGGGATCGACAAATCGTGGCAGTTCTATTGGGGGACCGGGTTGCTCTCCAGTTTCTTAGACAATGCCCCGACCTATGTCGTCTTCTTCGAAACAGCGAAAACAATCCCCACCGACGCCGCCACGGTTGCAGGCGTGGCCGAGCCATCGCTCATCGCCATTAGCCTCGGAGCGGTCTTCATGGGAGCCATGACCTACATCGGCAACGGGCCGAACTTCATGGTCAAGTCAATCGCCGAAAAAAACAACGTCCGCATGCCCAGCTTCTTCGGCTACATGGCCTACAGCTGCGCCGTGCTCTTTCCGCTATCACTGTTGCTGACGTGGGTGTTTTTGGTGTAG
- a CDS encoding PVC-type heme-binding CxxCH protein, which produces MTARMISLAAVALITAFPTFARAAEDAPPKSLDPRLKVELFAEHPQIVTPTGTDVDHLGRVWAIESNTHHRASDYQRHDSDRVLILRDTNNDGRADDIVVFTDGLVHTMSIAVRPDGAVYIATRKEVLLFRDTDGDGKADSRERILHLDTPGDYPHNGLAGFAFDALGWMYIGMGENLGADYKLIGTDGSVETGGGEGGNIFRCRPDGSKLTRFATGFWNPYASCFDTFGRMFTVDNDPDSRPPCRLLHTIRGGDYGYRYRNGRRGVHPFTSWNGELPGTLPMVAGTGEAPSGIVAYESDGFPEEYIGSLLVGSWGDHRIDRFQLKPRGTSFTSKAEPLIVGGENFRPVGLAVAPDGSLYFTDWVLKDYPVHGHGRIWRVSAVDEPQQEVIDVATIPGRPVAKLKELLKSKRIEVRRAAATALAKTTEARKESVAVFVDKQMPRRGKIEMVWALGRTISAAEFWQTSLEWSQRVDPDNGLGPEFKAGQVVLGELNQTDDDWSKNTQISPEDIKPVVESTLSTWVNMYVQRDHTIVLAILDWMGPRSYKKLPPEEDYTKIGAGFQKLDPFIFGKLLHVVRQSFSARLLFKLATVDSTPRPRARLGFFLALRQKAPKLKAAAEAGLTDPSPDIQRAAVQWIAEEDFQDLRPKLRQLLTDGNLSTDLFEATLAALAILDGVERDGDFKTKIKNEIDGSQYVLQLVADPQQKPQLRARALRALDPANAGLNEKLFNDLLAVADPVLTLETVRTLQASPMPTAAQLLTGIARDENLETNVRAEALVGLAAQPIDAASRELLTSLLSSDNRVLQIEALRAVRKIPPKEFDAELNTTLADLSTLVMRAKGDDVTDVDRELTEQLARTLIASGTEVSPELTALVPERPQGIQEWQKLLEQPGDADAGRRVFFHSAGAGCYRCHTVNGRGGNIGPELSKVAGTLKQDKLVQSILEPSAEIAPQFSGWSFVMQDGKVHSGLILAQDREGKVTIGDTQGNVLELLSNEIDERVPQKTSIMPEKLLDQLTVREFRDLLAYLETLK; this is translated from the coding sequence ATGACCGCTCGCATGATATCGCTCGCCGCCGTAGCCCTGATTACAGCGTTTCCTACGTTCGCCCGCGCTGCGGAAGATGCGCCGCCCAAATCGCTCGATCCACGATTGAAAGTCGAATTGTTCGCTGAGCATCCGCAGATCGTCACGCCGACCGGCACCGACGTTGACCATCTCGGCCGTGTGTGGGCGATTGAAAGCAATACGCACCACCGCGCGAGCGACTACCAAAGGCACGACAGCGACCGCGTGTTGATCCTGCGCGACACAAACAACGATGGCCGTGCGGACGACATCGTCGTTTTCACCGACGGCTTGGTGCATACGATGAGCATTGCCGTGCGGCCCGATGGGGCAGTGTATATCGCGACGCGTAAAGAAGTCTTGCTGTTTCGCGATACCGATGGCGACGGCAAGGCCGATAGCCGCGAACGGATTTTGCATCTCGACACGCCGGGCGATTATCCACACAACGGTCTGGCCGGATTCGCCTTTGACGCACTCGGCTGGATGTATATCGGTATGGGGGAAAATCTCGGTGCGGATTACAAATTGATCGGCACCGATGGCAGTGTCGAGACCGGTGGCGGTGAAGGGGGGAACATCTTTCGCTGCCGCCCCGACGGTTCGAAGCTCACACGGTTCGCCACCGGATTTTGGAATCCTTATGCCAGTTGTTTCGATACGTTCGGACGCATGTTCACCGTCGACAACGATCCCGACAGCCGTCCACCCTGCCGGTTGTTGCACACGATACGTGGCGGCGATTACGGTTATCGTTACCGCAACGGCCGTCGCGGCGTGCATCCGTTTACCTCTTGGAATGGCGAACTCCCCGGCACGCTACCGATGGTCGCCGGCACGGGCGAAGCCCCCTCGGGCATCGTCGCTTACGAATCAGATGGCTTCCCGGAAGAATACATCGGCTCGCTGCTGGTTGGTTCCTGGGGCGACCACCGCATCGATCGATTCCAACTCAAACCCCGCGGCACGTCATTCACTTCCAAGGCGGAACCGTTGATCGTCGGCGGCGAAAACTTCCGCCCGGTCGGCTTGGCGGTCGCCCCGGACGGCAGTTTGTATTTCACCGACTGGGTGTTGAAGGACTACCCGGTGCACGGCCACGGCCGCATCTGGCGCGTCTCGGCGGTGGATGAACCGCAGCAGGAGGTGATTGACGTGGCGACGATCCCCGGCCGGCCGGTGGCGAAGTTGAAGGAGTTACTGAAGTCAAAACGGATTGAAGTGCGTCGCGCAGCGGCAACGGCATTAGCGAAGACGACGGAGGCACGAAAAGAATCGGTCGCGGTATTCGTTGACAAACAGATGCCCCGACGCGGAAAGATTGAGATGGTTTGGGCATTAGGCCGTACGATCTCAGCAGCGGAGTTTTGGCAGACGAGTCTGGAGTGGAGTCAGCGAGTCGATCCTGATAACGGTTTGGGACCGGAATTTAAGGCAGGTCAGGTCGTGTTAGGGGAATTGAATCAAACCGATGACGATTGGTCGAAGAACACCCAAATCTCACCTGAAGACATTAAACCGGTTGTTGAATCCACCCTGAGTACGTGGGTTAATATGTATGTTCAACGCGATCACACGATCGTGCTGGCAATTCTGGACTGGATGGGGCCACGCTCATATAAGAAGTTGCCACCGGAGGAAGACTATACAAAAATTGGGGCCGGTTTCCAAAAACTTGATCCGTTCATTTTCGGCAAGTTGTTACATGTCGTCCGCCAATCCTTCTCCGCGCGATTGCTCTTCAAGCTAGCCACCGTCGATTCGACGCCTCGACCCCGCGCCCGCCTCGGCTTCTTTCTAGCCCTGCGCCAAAAGGCCCCCAAACTCAAAGCGGCCGCCGAAGCAGGTCTCACCGATCCCTCCCCCGACATCCAACGCGCCGCTGTACAGTGGATCGCCGAAGAGGATTTCCAAGACCTGCGGCCGAAGTTGCGACAGTTGCTAACCGACGGCAATCTCTCCACCGATCTGTTCGAGGCCACGCTGGCCGCGTTGGCGATTTTGGATGGCGTCGAACGCGACGGCGATTTCAAAACAAAAATCAAAAACGAAATCGATGGATCGCAATATGTGTTGCAACTCGTCGCCGACCCCCAGCAAAAACCACAGTTACGGGCGCGGGCCTTGCGGGCACTCGATCCGGCTAACGCCGGGCTGAATGAAAAACTGTTCAACGATTTGCTAGCGGTCGCAGATCCGGTGCTCACCTTGGAAACGGTCCGCACATTACAAGCCTCCCCCATGCCCACCGCTGCCCAATTGTTGACAGGCATCGCGCGTGATGAAAACCTGGAGACCAATGTACGGGCCGAGGCACTGGTTGGATTGGCCGCTCAACCGATCGATGCCGCATCGCGCGAGCTGTTGACGTCGCTATTAAGTTCCGACAATCGCGTCCTGCAAATCGAAGCCCTACGAGCGGTCCGCAAAATCCCGCCGAAGGAATTCGATGCGGAGCTCAACACGACGCTGGCTGATTTGTCGACATTGGTAATGCGTGCGAAAGGCGATGATGTGACTGACGTCGATCGCGAATTGACCGAGCAACTCGCCCGGACATTGATAGCCAGTGGAACTGAGGTATCGCCTGAACTGACCGCTCTGGTACCCGAACGGCCGCAGGGAATCCAAGAATGGCAAAAACTGCTTGAGCAACCGGGGGATGCGGATGCGGGGCGGCGGGTATTTTTTCACTCCGCAGGAGCGGGCTGTTATCGTTGTCACACAGTCAACGGCCGCGGCGGAAACATCGGCCCGGAACTCTCCAAAGTCGCCGGCACGCTCAAGCAGGACAAACTGGTGCAGTCGATCCTCGAACCGAGCGCCGAGATCGCTCCCCAGTTCTCCGGCTGGTCGTTCGTCATGCAGGACGGCAAAGTCCACAGCGGGTTGATCCTCGCCCAGGACCGCGAGGGCAAAGTGACGATTGGCGATACACAGGGGAATGTCCTGGAATTGTTGAGCAACGAAATCGACGAACGGGTGCCTCAAAAAACGTCAATCATGCCCGAAAAACTCCTGGATCAGTTAACGGTTCGCGAATTTCGAGACCTGCTGGCATATTTGGAAACACTGAAATAA
- a CDS encoding MraY family glycosyltransferase: MLSVPFVIAIMAAIFLTPGVRFVAARTGAMDRPDGQRKRQKYPVPTLGGVAVCVAILLAACVAALTEVPVGGLVPVLLSSLIICLVGAYDDVFNLKPRWKFVGQIIAVLPIVMAGDAVDRIWAFGTVWDLGMFGKMLTMLWLVSGINAINFLDGMDGLGSLTGVGLSIAAAAIALITDRTEIALLALIHAGALIGFMVYNLPPARVYLGDSGSMLIGMTVSYLAIQAPRAPGDALHLGVAVALLTVPILDTSLAILRRALIGQDVWHGDRRHMHHSLLGRGMSRWAVLRFLAGLFCVTGLTCFISVAIGVPALAWLAFCGVPAYLFAGHYCCRLEWELAKSWMRRVRVIKNRSSTAKNQ, from the coding sequence ATGCTGAGTGTTCCGTTTGTGATTGCAATTATGGCCGCGATTTTTCTCACGCCCGGCGTGCGATTTGTCGCTGCGCGCACCGGAGCCATGGATCGCCCCGATGGCCAACGCAAACGTCAAAAATATCCCGTCCCCACGCTCGGGGGAGTCGCAGTCTGCGTCGCCATTCTCTTAGCCGCTTGCGTCGCTGCTTTGACCGAAGTCCCCGTTGGGGGTTTGGTTCCCGTGCTGCTCTCCTCACTGATCATCTGTCTGGTTGGGGCGTACGACGATGTCTTCAATCTCAAACCACGCTGGAAGTTTGTCGGGCAAATTATCGCCGTGCTACCGATCGTCATGGCCGGTGATGCGGTTGATCGCATTTGGGCGTTCGGCACGGTGTGGGATTTGGGGATGTTCGGAAAAATGCTAACCATGCTGTGGTTGGTTTCCGGAATCAACGCCATCAATTTCTTAGACGGCATGGATGGGTTGGGATCATTGACCGGCGTCGGGCTGTCGATTGCCGCCGCTGCGATTGCCCTGATCACAGACCGCACCGAGATCGCACTGTTGGCGTTGATTCACGCCGGAGCATTGATTGGTTTCATGGTCTATAACCTGCCGCCGGCCCGCGTCTATTTAGGCGATTCGGGCAGCATGCTGATCGGTATGACCGTGTCGTACTTAGCAATCCAAGCGCCCCGCGCACCGGGTGACGCACTGCATCTGGGTGTCGCCGTGGCATTATTGACGGTCCCGATTTTGGACACCTCCCTAGCCATCCTCCGCCGCGCTTTGATCGGACAAGATGTTTGGCACGGCGACCGACGACACATGCATCACAGTTTGCTGGGCCGTGGCATGTCCCGCTGGGCGGTGCTGCGATTTTTAGCGGGCCTGTTTTGTGTGACGGGCCTGACTTGTTTCATTTCAGTCGCTATTGGTGTCCCCGCATTAGCCTGGTTGGCGTTTTGCGGCGTACCGGCCTATTTGTTCGCCGGACATTATTGTTGCCGGCTGGAATGGGAATTGGCAAAAAGCTGGATGCGGCGCGTGCGTGTCATAAAAAACAGATCGAGTACAGCTAAAAATCAATGA
- a CDS encoding FHA domain-containing protein — MAMVTFQVVSGLEKGSVYADLPTPVTIGREDDNTIRLNDESVSRFHVKIQDDDGRFILTDLDSTNGTRVNGHPMHMRVLQVGDLVAVGRSLLIFGSEEEISIQQTRNELLNSGVLSSDSHTMSLHGDDQSEAPGSTRADGELFPQGPPEIPRDMRPVHAALVSDVLAYVHDQIAAVLENAEERTGGGEQARIEVPAAVWQRLLKTEMHLAIYLRRIADPDR, encoded by the coding sequence ATGGCCATGGTGACATTTCAAGTTGTGAGCGGTCTGGAGAAAGGATCGGTTTACGCAGATTTGCCCACGCCGGTCACGATCGGCCGTGAGGACGACAATACAATTCGTCTCAATGACGAAAGCGTGAGCCGGTTTCACGTGAAGATTCAAGACGATGACGGTCGGTTTATTTTGACCGACTTAGACAGCACCAACGGTACGCGCGTCAATGGGCATCCGATGCACATGCGCGTGCTACAGGTCGGTGATCTGGTCGCTGTCGGGCGTTCGTTGTTGATCTTCGGCAGTGAAGAAGAAATCTCGATACAACAGACGCGGAACGAACTGCTCAACAGCGGCGTTCTGTCATCCGATTCGCACACCATGTCGCTGCACGGCGATGATCAATCCGAGGCACCCGGCAGCACGCGGGCGGACGGGGAATTGTTTCCGCAAGGTCCGCCGGAGATCCCCCGCGACATGCGACCGGTTCATGCGGCGTTGGTGTCGGACGTCTTGGCTTATGTCCACGATCAAATCGCAGCCGTGCTAGAGAATGCTGAAGAACGCACCGGAGGCGGCGAGCAAGCACGGATCGAGGTCCCTGCAGCGGTCTGGCAACGGTTGCTCAAAACCGAGATGCACCTGGCGATCTACTTGCGCCGAATCGCCGATCCGGACCGCTAA
- a CDS encoding NAD-dependent epimerase/dehydratase family protein — MTDEKIVFVTGGTGFIGRHAVHALLRNGYEVHVASRTYNGPFAPSPRMRIHECDLFDNDYVCRLLRMIQPTHLLHLAWETTHGRFWNSPSNAQWIEASLGLLRGFSACGGHRAVFAGSCAEYGESAEICDEITTPLRPTSLYGVSKNALQQVVAEYARTTGLSTAWGRLFNVYGPGESEQRFVSSTVKTLLADKSAICRHGSHVRDYLHVHDVGNALTTLLESDVTGPVNVASGRPVTLEEIATRLVATVGRGNATIENGEPSVDNPPEISAVTERLSKEVAWAPSITLDEGLRSVVHTLQQHRQSRAA; from the coding sequence ATGACGGATGAAAAAATTGTGTTTGTGACCGGCGGAACAGGATTCATCGGTCGGCATGCCGTACACGCCTTGTTGCGCAACGGGTACGAAGTGCATGTCGCTTCGCGGACCTACAACGGCCCCTTCGCGCCATCGCCCCGGATGCGGATCCATGAATGCGATCTGTTTGACAACGACTACGTCTGCCGATTGTTACGAATGATTCAACCCACGCACCTGCTGCATTTGGCTTGGGAAACAACGCATGGCCGGTTTTGGAATTCGCCAAGTAACGCGCAATGGATCGAAGCCAGTTTAGGACTATTGCGTGGCTTTTCAGCATGCGGCGGGCATAGGGCGGTCTTCGCCGGTAGTTGCGCGGAATATGGTGAATCCGCCGAAATCTGCGACGAAATCACGACCCCCTTGCGTCCCACAAGTTTGTACGGAGTCTCCAAAAACGCCCTGCAACAAGTGGTCGCTGAGTACGCGCGCACGACCGGTCTCAGCACCGCCTGGGGCCGCTTATTTAATGTTTACGGTCCGGGAGAATCAGAACAACGTTTTGTCTCCTCAACCGTGAAAACTTTGCTCGCTGACAAATCAGCAATTTGCCGGCACGGTTCGCATGTTCGCGATTATTTGCACGTGCATGACGTCGGGAACGCGCTCACCACATTGTTGGAGAGCGACGTAACCGGCCCGGTGAATGTCGCCTCAGGCCGTCCGGTCACATTGGAAGAGATCGCGACCCGTTTGGTTGCAACAGTGGGCCGCGGCAATGCTACCATCGAAAACGGCGAACCTTCGGTAGACAACCCGCCGGAGATCTCCGCCGTGACGGAGCGACTGTCGAAAGAAGTCGCCTGGGCACCGTCGATTACCCTTGACGAAGGTCTGCGGTCGGTCGTGCATACGTTGCAACAACACCGACAATCACGCGCCGCCTAG
- a CDS encoding chemotaxis protein CheX, whose product MSAAVEQNMASDVDYINPVITSTKNVFEMMLGASVARTGLKLKSQVTPEHEVSAVIGLTGLVQGTFVLSFGKEMSFSVLDQLVGTKTDEVNNEVCDAIGELANMIAGAAKAHLAQLELSLSIPNVVTGAGHVVHYPSNVVPICISFNSDLGPFTIEVGFTKPLH is encoded by the coding sequence ATGAGTGCGGCTGTTGAACAAAATATGGCGTCAGACGTCGACTACATCAATCCGGTGATTACTTCTACAAAAAACGTTTTTGAAATGATGTTGGGTGCATCAGTGGCTCGGACCGGCCTCAAACTCAAGTCGCAAGTCACGCCCGAACATGAAGTGAGTGCTGTGATCGGTTTAACAGGCCTTGTCCAAGGGACGTTCGTATTGAGTTTCGGAAAAGAAATGTCATTTTCCGTCTTGGACCAATTGGTCGGTACCAAAACCGATGAAGTCAACAATGAGGTTTGCGACGCAATTGGCGAATTGGCCAACATGATTGCCGGTGCTGCCAAAGCGCACTTGGCTCAGTTGGAACTGTCGTTAAGCATTCCGAACGTCGTCACCGGTGCGGGGCACGTTGTGCACTATCCTTCGAACGTCGTACCGATTTGTATTTCATTCAACAGCGACCTGGGACCGTTCACCATCGAGGTGGGTTTCACCAAACCGCTGCATTGA
- a CDS encoding sensor domain-containing diguanylate cyclase, with protein MACSPYIPLQPVETMIDPETIWTSKHLPTLPTVAVELLKLRNDPESGIAEVQALVRNDPAISAKILKAVNSTFFGVSSQVTSLERAVGLLGGTYVTSLALSFYLSKHASTTGTLSEYYARYWLQSVVQATAAETLGRRAKQRMESELFLSGLLLDLGRLAMLKAIPDEYQAVMTTAATQPRDLYEIEREQLGFDHMEIGAKLAETWELPETLWTFIRSHHAPVEELETSVDPSANSLERALALAACVGDFFCANNLGIAYERLQKRAARDYGMDEQGLGEFLNEVRARIEVVADQFSAQANQLEDPAELMAEASEQLANLVMQESVANLHATARHEAAVQAKHDLESQHHELQQQSQYDRLTTVFNRAYFDEALDAEVGRCVQNAHPLGLIFCDIDQFKQANDTYGHQFGDHILKQVAAAFLEVLRPDDILARYGGDEFVVLVSNPTLKGLKKLAERIRLRVETEQFEFDGCPVTICVSLGAALDIPGRNCVDVGDRVIAAADQEMYKAKHDGGNRSQVRSLISESSALLEQLVTNNRFSRWLVAQHVLDIPVVSRALLQVTGQKAKIGQLAVSCKVLRSVDVQTILAEQECTGERFGEVALRLELLNEDQIVDLLILQREDPSALLQAIASQEILSSVELQCALEAYATSRTDVICSEFFAASPATHQTTDSVPSPSCGIAPTDPR; from the coding sequence ATGGCTTGCTCCCCATATATCCCCTTACAACCGGTCGAGACGATGATCGATCCTGAAACTATTTGGACGTCCAAACATCTACCCACTTTGCCGACAGTTGCGGTCGAATTGCTCAAACTAAGGAATGATCCTGAATCGGGCATCGCTGAAGTGCAAGCGTTGGTCCGAAACGATCCGGCCATCTCGGCCAAAATCCTCAAGGCGGTCAACTCCACGTTCTTTGGAGTTTCCTCGCAGGTCACTTCGCTGGAACGGGCGGTTGGCTTGCTGGGTGGCACGTATGTGACATCGTTGGCGCTGAGTTTCTATTTGTCGAAACACGCATCAACAACCGGGACGTTGTCAGAATATTACGCGCGGTATTGGCTGCAATCTGTCGTACAAGCCACCGCAGCAGAAACTTTGGGGCGACGTGCCAAACAACGGATGGAATCGGAACTGTTTTTATCCGGCCTGCTGCTCGACCTAGGCCGATTGGCGATGCTCAAGGCGATTCCCGACGAATACCAGGCCGTGATGACCACCGCCGCCACGCAGCCCCGTGATCTCTACGAAATCGAACGCGAACAACTGGGCTTCGACCACATGGAAATCGGTGCCAAGTTGGCCGAAACGTGGGAATTGCCTGAAACGCTCTGGACGTTCATTCGCTCTCATCATGCGCCGGTCGAAGAACTCGAAACTTCGGTGGATCCCTCCGCCAATTCTCTAGAGCGCGCATTAGCGCTCGCCGCCTGTGTGGGGGATTTCTTTTGCGCCAACAATCTAGGCATCGCCTATGAGCGACTGCAAAAACGTGCCGCACGCGATTATGGAATGGATGAACAGGGGTTGGGAGAATTCCTCAATGAGGTGCGTGCGCGCATCGAAGTCGTCGCCGATCAGTTTTCGGCTCAAGCTAACCAACTTGAGGATCCAGCCGAATTGATGGCCGAAGCGAGCGAACAATTGGCAAATCTTGTTATGCAAGAAAGCGTGGCCAACCTGCATGCGACGGCACGGCACGAAGCAGCCGTTCAAGCCAAACACGACTTGGAGTCCCAGCATCACGAATTGCAGCAGCAATCTCAGTACGATCGCCTCACCACCGTTTTCAACCGAGCGTACTTCGACGAAGCTCTGGATGCCGAAGTCGGACGTTGCGTACAAAACGCCCATCCACTCGGCCTGATCTTCTGCGACATTGACCAATTCAAACAGGCGAACGATACCTATGGGCACCAATTTGGCGATCATATTTTAAAACAAGTGGCAGCTGCATTTCTTGAAGTTTTGCGGCCCGATGATATCCTCGCTCGGTATGGTGGTGACGAATTCGTTGTGCTGGTCAGCAATCCCACACTCAAGGGACTGAAAAAACTTGCCGAACGCATCCGTTTGCGAGTCGAAACTGAGCAATTTGAATTCGATGGTTGCCCTGTCACCATTTGTGTCAGCCTGGGCGCCGCCTTAGATATTCCCGGACGGAATTGCGTCGATGTCGGAGACCGTGTGATCGCCGCCGCCGACCAAGAAATGTATAAAGCCAAACATGATGGCGGCAACCGTTCGCAGGTTCGTTCGCTAATTAGCGAATCTTCGGCGCTGTTGGAACAACTTGTCACCAATAATCGTTTCAGCCGCTGGCTCGTTGCGCAACACGTATTGGATATTCCCGTCGTCTCGCGGGCATTGCTGCAAGTGACCGGCCAAAAAGCGAAGATCGGCCAATTAGCCGTTTCCTGCAAAGTGCTGCGATCCGTTGACGTTCAAACGATTCTTGCCGAGCAAGAATGCACTGGCGAGAGATTTGGCGAGGTCGCCCTGCGGCTGGAATTACTCAACGAAGACCAAATCGTCGATCTGTTGATCCTGCAGAGAGAAGACCCCAGTGCATTGCTCCAGGCAATCGCATCCCAGGAAATCTTGAGCAGCGTCGAATTGCAATGCGCACTGGAAGCTTATGCGACGAGTCGCACCGACGTCATTTGTTCGGAATTCTTCGCTGCCAGTCCTGCGACTCATCAAACAACGGACTCAGTTCCCTCCCCCTCATGTGGAATTGCCCCGACGGATCCCCGTTAA
- a CDS encoding response regulator, translating to MRRRGNRPYELLIADDDPHFREALRSIFELRFSLVEAESGEEAIDIVQEQHVDLVLLDMHMEVLTGLETVRIVKSLHGLLPCIIITADATDDLRRDAEQAEAYSVLAKPVTKIEVVKSVSDAIGQTYNDPDILNWAASLN from the coding sequence GTGAGACGTCGAGGCAACCGTCCTTATGAATTGTTGATCGCCGATGACGATCCGCATTTTCGCGAGGCACTCCGCTCAATTTTTGAGCTGCGGTTTAGCTTGGTCGAGGCGGAATCGGGCGAAGAGGCAATCGATATTGTGCAAGAACAACACGTCGATTTGGTGTTGTTGGATATGCATATGGAAGTCCTCACCGGGTTGGAAACGGTGCGGATTGTCAAATCGCTGCACGGATTGCTGCCGTGTATTATCATCACCGCTGATGCAACGGACGATTTGCGTCGCGACGCCGAACAGGCGGAAGCTTATTCGGTTTTGGCCAAACCGGTTACGAAAATCGAGGTGGTCAAGTCCGTCTCGGATGCGATCGGCCAGACTTATAACGACCCAGACATCCTCAATTGGGCCGCCTCACTGAACTAA